In Juglans regia cultivar Chandler chromosome 13, Walnut 2.0, whole genome shotgun sequence, the following proteins share a genomic window:
- the LOC109013680 gene encoding galactinol synthase 1, with amino-acid sequence MAPQDVFTGAVKAVSTLTTGYPKRAYVTFLAGNGDYVKGVVGLAKGLRKVQSAYPLVVAILPDVPEEHREILRSQGCIVHEIEPIYPPENQIKFAMAYYVINYSKLRIWNFLEYSKMMYLDADIQVFDNIDHLFDKPDGYFYAVMDCFCEKTWSHSPQYKIGYCQQCPDKVKWPAEMGSPPPLYFNAGMFVFEPSRLTYENLLEVLQITPPTPFAEQDFLNMYFQKVYKPIPLVYNLVLAMLWRHPENVELDKVKVVHYCAAGSKPWRYTGKEVNMDREDIKTLVAKWWDIYDDESLDFKDENPVPEEDTFSRSSFMASMPEPTISYIPAPSAA; translated from the exons ATGGCCCCCCAAGACGTGTTCACTGGCGCTGTCAAGGCCGTCTCTACGCTGACCACCGGCTACCCCAAGAGGGCGTACGTAACTTTCTTGGCCGGAAATGGCGACTACGTCAAGGGGGTCGTCGGTTTGGCCAAGGGTCTGCGAAAGGTCCAAAGTGCATACCCTTTGGTGGTTGCGATATTGCCTGACGTGCCTGAGGAGCATCGTGAGATCTTGAGGTCTCAGGGCTGCATCGTCCATGAAATCGAACCTATTTATCCACCTGAAAACCAAATTAAGTTTGCTATGGCTTACTATGTCATCAACTACTCCAAGCTTCGTATTTGGAAC TTTTTGGAATACAGCAAGATGATGTATTTGGATGCGGATATTCAAGTGTTCGACAACATAGACCATCTGTTTGACAAACCCGACGGGTATTTCTACGCGGTGATGGACTGCTTTTGCGAGAAGACATGGAGCCACTCTCCCCAATACAAGATTGGGTACTGCCAGCAGTGCCCAGATAAGGTTAAGTGGCCTGCCGAGATGGGTTCTCCTCCTCCCTTGTACTTCAACGCTGGCATGTTCGTCTTCGAGCCTAGCCGTTTAACTTATGAAAACCTTCTTGAGGTCCTCCAGATCACTCCTCCTACTCCCTTTGCAGAACAA GATTTCCTGAACATGTACTTCCAAAAAGTGTACAAGCCCATTCCTCTGGTATACAATCTTGTTCTTGCTATGCTATGGCGCCATCCAGAGAACGTTGAGCTTGACAAAGTCAAGGTGGTGCACTATTGTGCTGCT ggatCAAAACCATGGAGGTACACTGGCAAGGAAGTTAACATGGACAGAGAGGACATCAAGACATTGGTGGCAAAATGGTGGGATATTTACGACGACGAGTCACTCGACTTCAAGGATGAAAACCCAGTTCCCGAGGAAGATACATTCTCAAGGTCATCATTCATGGCTTCCATGCCCGAGCCAACCATATCCTATATTCCTGCTCCTTCTGCTGCCTGA